A single genomic interval of Candidatus Hydrogenedentota bacterium harbors:
- a CDS encoding ribulose-phosphate 3-epimerase → MAQQIKVSPSLLACDFSRLGEEITTVIEAGADMIHCDIMDGHFVPNITFGPPVLASLRRFCTVPMDVHLMIDRPEDYVEDFAEAGADIITFHAEATRHPHRLLRRIKDLGCKAGLVLNPGTSEDELEYLANDCDMVLVMSVNPGFGGQSFISDMLRKIENLRAMLGDRDLEVDGGIDETTSRQVVEAGANVLVAGSYIFRHHSYLEAVETLKNAAG, encoded by the coding sequence ATGGCGCAACAAATCAAGGTCTCCCCTTCCCTGCTCGCCTGCGATTTCTCCCGGCTGGGCGAGGAGATCACCACGGTCATTGAGGCGGGGGCGGACATGATCCACTGCGACATCATGGACGGGCACTTTGTCCCGAACATCACGTTCGGGCCGCCCGTTTTGGCGTCGCTCCGCCGGTTCTGCACCGTGCCGATGGATGTCCACCTGATGATTGACCGTCCCGAGGACTATGTGGAGGATTTTGCGGAGGCGGGGGCGGACATCATCACCTTCCACGCCGAGGCGACCCGGCACCCGCACCGGCTGCTGCGCCGCATCAAGGATCTCGGGTGCAAGGCGGGGCTGGTCCTCAACCCGGGCACCTCGGAGGACGAGTTGGAGTATCTGGCCAACGACTGCGACATGGTGCTGGTCATGTCCGTGAACCCGGGGTTTGGGGGGCAGTCCTTCATTTCCGACATGCTCCGGAAAATCGAGAACCTGCGGGCCATGCTGGGCGACCGGGACCTGGAGGTGGACGGCGGCATAGACGAGACCACCTCGAGGCAGGTGGTGGAGGCGGGCGCAAACGTGCTCGTCGCCGGTTCGTACATATTCAGGCACCATTCCTATCTGGAGGCGGTGGAGACCCTGAAAAACGCTGCGGGCTGA
- a CDS encoding MerR family transcriptional regulator → MADETTDLPDRRYSIGEVSKLTGVPDYVLRQWETHITQLRPGRTRSNRRFYSAKHIEIVRRVKTFVRHEGMTLEGARQRLTAEIRGGSALRTPREALLLAQKIVEEARTILNLLGPEAPPVSTPPPPAPPDNIQIFRREDR, encoded by the coding sequence ATGGCCGATGAAACCACCGATCTCCCGGACCGCCGATACTCCATCGGCGAGGTGAGCAAACTCACCGGGGTGCCGGACTACGTTCTGCGCCAGTGGGAAACCCACATCACGCAGCTGCGGCCCGGACGCACCCGGTCCAACCGCAGGTTCTACAGCGCAAAACACATTGAGATTGTGCGCCGCGTCAAGACCTTTGTCCGCCACGAGGGCATGACCCTGGAGGGCGCCCGGCAGCGGCTCACCGCGGAAATCCGCGGGGGGAGCGCGCTGCGCACGCCCCGCGAGGCCCTCCTCCTGGCGCAGAAGATCGTGGAGGAGGCGCGGACCATCCTCAACCTCCTCGGCCCCGAAGCTCCGCCGGTTTCCACCCCGCCCCCCCCCGCGCCCCCGGACAACATCCAGATCTTCCGCAGAGAAGACCGGTAG
- the glgA gene encoding glycogen synthase GlgA, producing the protein MKKRTPLKKKLKILFVVSEVSPLVSTGGLAEVAQALSASLRERGHDVRMALPCYRQIPEAARGEVGTVCTADFGDRRAQGALRVSSLPESGVPLYLVEHEGYFGRGGVYGTGAHEYPDNAERFCFLALALLDALPRDGWRPDVVHCHDWHAAPMAVFLRSRFLQDPFWGGVPVVFTIHNLAFQGRYPAERFASTGIPADLFTDFCLRYEGDMNLMKGAVRLADALTTVSPRYAREIQTLDYGAGLHDELAARSEGLTGILNGVDAALWSPERDTHLAAVFSRERPGGKQTCKADIQQAFGLPILDTPLFGMVSRLYWQKGVDLLLDALPRRLEEGAQCVLLGAGDPELEARVREMAERFSEAFAVRLGYDAALSHKIIAGSDFLLMPSRYEPCGLTQMYALAYGTVPVVRRTGGLYDTVVPLNARTLADRTATGVCFIPQTAGAVGRAMDRAVALWNDKTGLERVRQAGMACDFSWERSAGEYAALYGRLPAEAGSVS; encoded by the coding sequence ATGAAAAAGAGAACCCCTTTGAAGAAGAAACTGAAGATACTTTTCGTTGTGTCGGAAGTGTCCCCCCTGGTCAGCACGGGGGGCCTGGCCGAAGTGGCCCAGGCCCTTTCGGCGTCACTGCGGGAGCGCGGACACGACGTGCGGATGGCCCTGCCCTGCTATCGGCAGATACCGGAGGCGGCGCGCGGGGAGGTTGGAACGGTCTGCACGGCGGATTTTGGCGATCGCCGGGCCCAGGGCGCGCTGCGGGTGTCCTCGCTGCCGGAAAGCGGCGTGCCGCTGTATCTGGTGGAGCACGAGGGGTACTTCGGGAGGGGGGGCGTCTACGGGACCGGGGCGCATGAATACCCGGACAATGCCGAGCGCTTCTGTTTTCTTGCCCTCGCCCTGCTTGACGCCCTTCCCCGGGACGGGTGGCGTCCGGACGTGGTGCACTGCCATGACTGGCACGCCGCGCCCATGGCCGTCTTTCTCCGGAGCCGGTTTCTGCAAGACCCTTTCTGGGGCGGGGTGCCGGTGGTGTTCACCATCCACAACCTGGCCTTCCAGGGGCGTTACCCTGCGGAGCGTTTCGCGTCTACGGGCATCCCGGCGGACCTGTTCACCGATTTCTGTCTGCGGTACGAGGGGGACATGAACCTCATGAAGGGGGCGGTTCGGCTGGCCGACGCCCTGACGACGGTAAGCCCCCGCTACGCCCGCGAGATTCAGACGCTGGACTACGGCGCGGGGCTGCACGATGAACTGGCCGCGCGGTCGGAGGGGCTCACCGGCATTCTGAACGGCGTGGACGCCGCCCTCTGGAGTCCCGAGCGAGACACCCATCTTGCGGCGGTGTTTTCCCGGGAACGCCCCGGGGGGAAACAGACCTGCAAGGCGGACATCCAGCAGGCCTTTGGGCTTCCCATCCTGGACACGCCCCTGTTCGGGATGGTCAGCCGTCTTTATTGGCAGAAGGGCGTGGACCTGCTGCTGGACGCGCTGCCGCGCCGTCTGGAGGAGGGGGCGCAGTGCGTGCTGCTGGGGGCGGGGGATCCGGAACTGGAGGCGCGGGTGCGGGAAATGGCGGAGCGCTTTTCCGAGGCCTTCGCCGTCCGTCTCGGGTATGATGCCGCCCTCTCCCACAAGATCATCGCGGGGAGCGATTTCCTGCTGATGCCGTCCCGCTACGAGCCGTGCGGACTGACGCAGATGTACGCGCTGGCGTACGGCACGGTGCCCGTGGTCCGCAGAACGGGCGGCCTGTATGACACGGTTGTCCCGCTGAACGCCCGCACCCTTGCGGACCGAACCGCGACGGGGGTTTGCTTCATTCCGCAGACGGCCGGGGCGGTGGGACGGGCCATGGACCGCGCGGTGGCGCTGTGGAACGACAAGACCGGCCTCGAACGCGTCCGGCAGGCGGGCATGGCATGCGACTTCTCCTGGGAGCGTTCCGCCGGTGAGTACGCCGCCCTGTACGGGCGGCTGCCCGCGGAGGCAGGCAGTGTCTCTTGA
- the amrB gene encoding AmmeMemoRadiSam system protein B: MRTRRAAVAGTFYTDDPSVLAEEVGRYLEGGAGESLSDVGVGVSPHAGYVYSGPTAGVCFAALRHRKPGRVVLLGCSHRYRFAGPALGAYDAFETPLGRIGVDTELAARIRDRFGDAGDEPHVEEHCLETQLPFVQAAFPGARVLPVLFGGRAGAEHSVFGGALADLLGEEDVVVASTDLSHYLPLEEAVAMDRATLAAVASLDPARLRAAGMERALCGGAAVAAAMACAVRRGAVRGVVARHATSAEAFGDASRVVGYGAVVFCRDESTGETAQR, translated from the coding sequence ATGCGCACACGCAGGGCGGCCGTTGCCGGCACATTCTACACGGACGACCCCTCCGTGCTGGCGGAGGAGGTGGGACGGTATCTCGAGGGGGGCGCGGGGGAATCCCTTTCCGATGTGGGCGTGGGGGTCTCTCCCCACGCGGGCTATGTCTATTCCGGCCCGACCGCCGGGGTGTGCTTCGCCGCCCTCCGTCACCGGAAGCCGGGGCGGGTGGTGTTGCTGGGGTGCTCGCACCGGTATCGTTTCGCGGGCCCCGCGCTGGGTGCCTATGACGCGTTTGAGACGCCGCTGGGCCGGATCGGGGTGGATACGGAGCTGGCCGCCCGGATTCGGGACCGCTTTGGCGACGCGGGGGATGAGCCCCATGTGGAGGAGCACTGCCTGGAGACGCAGCTGCCTTTCGTGCAGGCCGCCTTTCCCGGAGCGCGCGTTCTCCCGGTCCTTTTCGGCGGGCGGGCCGGGGCGGAGCATTCCGTGTTTGGGGGGGCGCTGGCAGACCTTCTGGGGGAGGAGGACGTGGTGGTGGCCTCCACGGACCTGTCCCATTATCTGCCCCTGGAGGAGGCGGTGGCCATGGACCGGGCAACATTGGCGGCGGTGGCGTCCCTTGATCCGGCGCGGCTGCGGGCCGCCGGGATGGAGCGCGCATTGTGCGGCGGCGCGGCGGTGGCCGCGGCGATGGCCTGCGCCGTCCGCAGGGGCGCCGTTCGCGGGGTGGTGGCCAGGCACGCCACAAGCGCGGAGGCCTTCGGGGACGCGTCCCGGGTGGTTGGCTACGGCGCGGTGGTCTTTTGCAGGGATGAATCAACCGGGGAGACGGCGCAGCGATGA
- a CDS encoding Nif3-like dinuclear metal center hexameric protein, whose protein sequence is MTQIRVEDVCGMMDRWASPEWAASWDRIGLHAGRPDQPVEGVGVCLTVTAEVFRIAKTRNINLLVAHHPLIWDPLRALRMDAPAERLAVQLAAGGVSVFAAHTNLDVAPDGVNAALASRLGLERTTPLFPCEQAKRVKLVTFVPESHLQQIREAVCGAGGGVIGDYTSCTFSGPGIGTFLPGEESVPYSGLAGRVNEEPERRFEVVVRKALLPGVLSALFAVHPYEEPAYDVYPLEGADPQIGLGTVGNLPDPEEAAAFFDRVKRVLDAPAARAVVPDAAGRVRRVAVLGGSGGGEVARIPADVDAYVTGDLGYHDAMAARDRNLLVVDAGHHATEVPVLQEIARRIGAAFPALPVTVLSGADPFTVSPVPDA, encoded by the coding sequence ATGACACAGATTCGCGTGGAGGATGTGTGCGGGATGATGGACCGGTGGGCGAGTCCGGAGTGGGCCGCGTCCTGGGACCGCATCGGCCTGCACGCAGGGCGGCCGGACCAGCCGGTGGAGGGGGTGGGTGTCTGTCTCACGGTCACGGCGGAGGTGTTCCGCATCGCCAAGACGCGCAACATCAACCTTCTGGTGGCGCATCATCCCCTGATCTGGGACCCCCTGCGCGCGTTGCGCATGGATGCGCCGGCCGAGCGGCTGGCGGTCCAGCTGGCCGCCGGCGGCGTCTCCGTGTTTGCCGCGCACACCAACTTGGACGTGGCCCCGGACGGGGTCAACGCGGCCCTGGCCAGTCGGCTGGGGCTGGAACGGACCACCCCCCTCTTCCCCTGCGAGCAGGCGAAACGGGTCAAGCTGGTGACCTTTGTCCCCGAATCCCACCTGCAGCAGATTCGTGAGGCGGTGTGCGGCGCCGGGGGCGGCGTCATCGGGGACTACACCAGCTGCACGTTCAGCGGCCCCGGCATCGGCACCTTCCTCCCCGGGGAGGAGAGCGTCCCGTACAGCGGTTTGGCGGGGCGTGTGAACGAGGAGCCCGAGCGCCGTTTTGAGGTGGTGGTACGCAAGGCGCTGCTTCCCGGGGTGCTCTCAGCGCTGTTTGCCGTTCACCCCTACGAGGAGCCCGCCTACGATGTTTATCCGCTGGAGGGCGCCGATCCGCAGATCGGGCTGGGCACGGTGGGCAACCTTCCGGACCCCGAGGAGGCGGCCGCCTTCTTTGACCGGGTGAAACGCGTGCTGGACGCCCCGGCGGCGCGGGCGGTGGTTCCGGACGCGGCGGGCAGGGTCCGCCGGGTGGCGGTGCTGGGCGGGAGCGGCGGCGGCGAGGTGGCGCGGATTCCGGCGGACGTGGACGCCTATGTGACGGGGGATCTGGGGTATCATGACGCCATGGCGGCGCGCGACCGGAACCTGCTCGTGGTGGATGCGGGCCACCATGCGACGGAGGTGCCGGTGCTCCAGGAGATTGCCCGCAGGATCGGCGCGGCCTTTCCGGCGCTTCCGGTTACCGTCCTGTCAGGCGCCGACCCGTTCACCGTGTCCCCCGTTCCGGACGCCTGA
- a CDS encoding PAS domain S-box protein, with translation MNKLPDSLRALLRAVVRSADLSDECGDNLSLPELERISGRLLEALQARQEEHQLFRDLFDRAPVGYVLVDDAGAILRGNEGFASLLGVAQATLPGRAFCALFQEEDQERLGEAMVSQTHAWSPAAFEARLRTGSGGTMRAAVTARRISPGVTGVAVSETGGRDLVESVLRSQQRELEAIYDNVPLMICLLDAEQRVRYGNPAFRAFLSLSLHDLSARRMGDLLASPSRGADPRAGKDPGADIASISAETIRDGVGRSARTVCELPAGEGDSRPVILSVQTARVHLYEQPFALLFLEDITDRELAETALRDSGALYTSLVENLPQYIIRKDLEGRMTFANRRYCELRGCALKDLLGKSDFDFFPPALAEKYRKDDLYVIATGSSLDEVEKHAAPGSPEMFMQVMKTPVRDARGGITGVQGIFWDITDRVTADRALAQSEERLRLALEATSDGLWDWDVPSERVYWSPRTYAMLGYCADEFPVTFSKWQDLVFPEDRNTAVQAVTHTLESGGDEFSMEFRIAGKDGLLHWILGRGKVVARDREGAPLRILGTHTDITEQKTADRTLRESELRLKTLIESIPHVAIQRFSLDGVVAYWNRASEDMYGYSAEEAVGKDLFSLLFSGGEEIEGARAALRRLVQSGESCSHPEEGLVRRKDGAMVPIYSNYVIIRRREQDPEVFCIDVNLSDLKRAEKALRESEMRYRAFLDAAPDLAFLKDSQYRYVFVNRANREFFGRAEAQILGKTDHDLMPTEAANASRASDEAVLRGRILQISEERVGSRVYEARKFPIMIGDQNEGVGGFIHDITYRKKLENERLALERDMLHAQKLESLGVMAGGIAHDFNNLLLAVMGNIDLALEDLPGDAEARVSLESAVKAARRGADLTRQILVYSGKTQARITEVDLNDLVRENAGILATILDKKAVLSLATGAAVPPVMGDPAQIQQVIMNLMTNASESLCGESGTVRLATGLMTCSAEQLAGNRTDIPPRPGRYVWLEVSDTGCGMGEETLSRLFDPFFTTKFTGRGLGMSAVLGIMKAHQGAIFVESAPGGGTTTRLLFPPAGDQAAVPSSDGAAAAARGSGDRFSGTALAVDDDETLLQMAERILSRLGFDVITARNGLEALDLLRKHLEEVRVVLLDVTMPVMDGPTALAEIRVLAPHLPVILSSGYDEGNASKGEGADSGPGGFLQKPYRMETLRAELAKILGASPKP, from the coding sequence ATGAATAAGCTGCCTGATTCGCTGAGGGCCCTGTTGAGGGCGGTTGTCCGCAGCGCCGATCTGTCAGACGAGTGCGGCGACAACCTCTCCCTCCCGGAACTGGAGCGCATCTCCGGCCGGCTCTTGGAAGCCCTGCAGGCGCGGCAGGAGGAACACCAGCTTTTCCGCGACCTTTTTGACCGGGCCCCCGTGGGCTACGTACTGGTGGATGATGCGGGTGCCATTCTGCGCGGCAACGAGGGGTTCGCCTCCCTTCTGGGCGTCGCGCAGGCCACGCTGCCGGGACGCGCCTTCTGCGCCCTTTTTCAGGAAGAGGATCAGGAAAGACTGGGGGAGGCGATGGTCTCCCAGACCCATGCATGGTCCCCCGCCGCCTTCGAGGCGCGGTTGCGCACAGGATCGGGGGGGACCATGCGGGCCGCCGTGACCGCGCGGCGCATTTCTCCCGGCGTCACCGGCGTCGCTGTTTCGGAAACCGGGGGGAGAGACCTGGTCGAGTCGGTCCTCCGCTCCCAGCAACGGGAGCTGGAGGCCATCTATGACAACGTTCCGCTCATGATCTGCCTGCTCGATGCCGAACAGCGCGTGCGCTATGGGAACCCGGCCTTCCGCGCCTTCCTGTCTCTGTCCCTGCACGACCTCTCCGCACGCCGCATGGGCGACCTGCTTGCATCCCCCTCCCGGGGGGCGGATCCCCGCGCGGGGAAAGATCCGGGGGCCGACATCGCCTCCATCTCCGCGGAAACGATCAGGGACGGCGTGGGGCGGAGCGCGCGGACAGTTTGTGAACTGCCCGCAGGGGAGGGCGACAGCCGTCCGGTCATTCTTTCCGTGCAGACCGCGCGCGTGCACCTTTATGAGCAGCCCTTCGCGCTGCTCTTTTTGGAGGACATCACGGACCGGGAGCTGGCGGAGACCGCCCTGCGGGACTCCGGGGCGCTATACACCTCCCTGGTGGAGAACCTTCCGCAGTACATCATCCGGAAAGACCTGGAAGGGCGCATGACCTTCGCCAACCGCCGATACTGCGAGCTGCGGGGTTGCGCCCTTAAGGACCTGCTGGGCAAGTCCGACTTCGATTTCTTCCCCCCCGCGCTTGCGGAGAAATACCGGAAGGACGACCTGTATGTGATCGCCACGGGATCCTCCCTCGACGAGGTGGAAAAGCATGCGGCCCCCGGAAGCCCCGAAATGTTCATGCAGGTGATGAAAACCCCCGTGCGGGACGCCCGGGGCGGCATCACCGGCGTGCAGGGCATTTTCTGGGACATCACAGACCGGGTCACTGCGGACCGCGCGCTGGCCCAGAGCGAGGAGCGCCTCCGCCTCGCGCTGGAGGCGACCAGTGACGGACTGTGGGACTGGGATGTGCCCTCGGAACGCGTCTACTGGAGCCCGCGCACCTACGCCATGCTCGGCTACTGCGCGGACGAGTTTCCGGTGACCTTCAGCAAGTGGCAGGACTTGGTGTTTCCGGAAGACCGCAACACCGCCGTCCAGGCGGTCACCCACACCCTGGAATCCGGCGGCGACGAGTTTTCCATGGAATTCCGGATTGCCGGAAAAGACGGCCTCCTGCATTGGATTCTGGGAAGGGGAAAGGTCGTGGCCCGCGACCGGGAGGGGGCGCCCCTCCGCATTCTGGGCACCCACACGGACATCACGGAACAGAAGACGGCGGACAGAACCCTCCGGGAAAGCGAGCTCCGTCTCAAGACCCTCATCGAGTCCATTCCCCATGTCGCCATACAGCGCTTCTCGCTGGACGGCGTGGTCGCGTACTGGAACCGGGCCAGCGAGGACATGTACGGGTATTCCGCGGAGGAGGCCGTTGGAAAAGACCTGTTCTCCCTGCTCTTCTCCGGCGGGGAGGAAATCGAGGGCGCGCGCGCAGCCCTGCGCCGGCTGGTCCAGTCCGGGGAATCCTGCTCCCACCCCGAAGAAGGGCTGGTGCGCCGGAAGGATGGGGCCATGGTTCCCATCTACTCCAACTATGTCATCATCCGCAGGAGGGAACAGGACCCGGAGGTCTTCTGCATAGACGTGAACCTGAGCGACCTGAAACGCGCCGAGAAGGCCCTGCGCGAGAGTGAGATGCGCTACCGCGCCTTTCTGGACGCCGCGCCCGACCTGGCCTTTCTCAAGGACTCCCAGTACCGCTATGTCTTCGTAAACCGGGCCAACCGGGAGTTTTTCGGAAGGGCCGAGGCGCAGATTCTTGGAAAGACCGACCACGACCTGATGCCCACGGAGGCCGCCAACGCCTCCCGCGCCTCGGACGAGGCGGTGCTGCGGGGCCGCATCCTGCAGATTTCCGAGGAGCGCGTCGGCAGCCGCGTCTACGAGGCGCGCAAGTTCCCCATCATGATCGGCGACCAGAATGAGGGAGTCGGCGGATTCATCCACGACATCACCTACCGGAAAAAACTCGAAAACGAGCGTCTGGCCCTTGAGCGGGACATGCTGCACGCCCAGAAACTGGAGAGCCTCGGTGTCATGGCCGGCGGCATCGCCCATGACTTCAACAACCTGCTCCTCGCCGTCATGGGAAACATAGACCTCGCGCTGGAGGACCTGCCCGGGGACGCGGAGGCGCGGGTCTCCCTGGAGTCCGCCGTCAAGGCCGCGCGGCGCGGCGCCGATCTCACCCGGCAGATTCTCGTCTACTCCGGAAAGACGCAGGCGCGGATCACCGAAGTGGATCTAAATGACCTTGTCCGGGAAAACGCCGGCATCCTCGCCACCATCCTGGACAAGAAGGCCGTTCTCAGCCTTGCGACCGGGGCAGCCGTGCCGCCTGTAATGGGCGACCCCGCCCAGATTCAGCAGGTGATCATGAACCTCATGACCAACGCCTCCGAGTCCCTGTGCGGCGAGTCCGGCACCGTCCGCCTGGCGACGGGACTCATGACCTGCTCCGCAGAGCAGCTGGCCGGCAACCGCACGGACATCCCGCCCAGACCCGGGCGCTACGTGTGGCTGGAGGTGTCGGACACAGGATGCGGCATGGGTGAGGAAACCCTTTCCCGGCTGTTCGACCCGTTCTTCACCACCAAGTTTACCGGCCGCGGACTCGGCATGTCGGCGGTGCTGGGCATTATGAAGGCCCACCAGGGCGCCATCTTTGTCGAAAGCGCCCCGGGAGGCGGAACCACCACCCGTCTGCTGTTCCCCCCGGCCGGGGACCAGGCGGCAGTCCCCTCCTCAGACGGGGCCGCAGCCGCCGCCCGCGGGTCCGGAGACCGCTTTTCCGGCACCGCGCTGGCGGTGGATGACGATGAAACGCTCCTCCAAATGGCGGAACGCATCCTGTCGCGGCTTGGGTTTGACGTGATCACCGCCCGCAACGGGCTCGAAGCCCTGGACCTCCTCCGAAAACATCTGGAAGAGGTCCGCGTGGTGCTGCTGGACGTGACCATGCCCGTCATGGACGGCCCGACGGCCCTCGCGGAAATCCGCGTCCTGGCCCCGCACCTTCCGGTGATCCTGTCGAGCGGATACGATGAAGGCAACGCATCGAAAGGGGAGGGGGCCGACTCCGGACCGGGCGGGTTCCTCCAGAAACCCTACCGGATGGAGACGCTCCGGGCGGAACTGGCGAAAATCCTGGGCGCCTCCCCCAAGCCGTGA
- a CDS encoding PASTA domain-containing protein, whose product MALVVFVLVMAGSGWFVYTYALGTRQQTSVPPVAGMPITEAAAVLGERGLGLGRQTQVASPTVPKYYIISQKPAAGRVVRLGRDVDVVVSMGQDFLRAPDIRGKALEEARRLLGEARFRVGSLARIPSDVPRDTVLSQDPPPGGELAGQAEVHLLLSAGNTRANALMPDLRGVGIADVERLMAPFGVALVANPVDLPDAQYDVVLAQTPPPDSLIYPDQVITYDFRPSGSLEAPSQRHQATVRHEMTYDWYGRDIRVDIVDRSGSRQTVWAKPPSFDDASRATYLAGAAIRLPVSYVQEAVLEVYVDGKLEASYRLSQGNEPVRMGTAASL is encoded by the coding sequence GTGGCGCTGGTGGTCTTTGTGCTGGTGATGGCCGGGTCGGGCTGGTTCGTCTACACCTACGCCCTGGGCACGCGCCAGCAGACCTCCGTGCCCCCGGTGGCGGGCATGCCCATCACCGAGGCGGCGGCCGTGCTGGGGGAGCGGGGCCTGGGGCTGGGACGCCAGACGCAGGTCGCGTCGCCCACGGTGCCCAAGTACTACATCATCTCCCAGAAGCCGGCCGCGGGCCGTGTGGTCCGCCTGGGCCGCGACGTGGACGTGGTGGTGAGCATGGGCCAGGATTTCCTGCGCGCCCCCGACATCCGGGGCAAGGCGCTGGAGGAGGCCCGCAGGCTGCTGGGCGAGGCGCGTTTCCGCGTCGGAAGCCTGGCGCGCATCCCTTCGGATGTGCCGCGGGACACGGTGCTGTCCCAGGACCCGCCGCCGGGCGGGGAGCTGGCGGGCCAGGCCGAGGTGCACCTGCTCCTCAGCGCGGGCAACACGCGGGCGAATGCGCTGATGCCGGACCTGCGCGGGGTGGGCATCGCCGACGTGGAGCGGCTCATGGCGCCTTTTGGCGTGGCGCTGGTGGCCAACCCGGTGGATCTTCCGGACGCGCAGTACGACGTCGTGCTCGCCCAGACGCCGCCGCCGGATTCGCTGATCTACCCGGACCAGGTGATCACCTATGACTTCCGGCCTTCCGGGTCGCTGGAGGCCCCCTCGCAGCGGCACCAGGCCACTGTGCGCCACGAGATGACCTATGACTGGTACGGGCGCGACATCCGGGTGGACATTGTGGACCGGTCGGGGAGCCGCCAGACCGTGTGGGCCAAGCCCCCCTCCTTCGACGACGCGTCCCGGGCCACCTATCTGGCCGGGGCGGCCATCCGGCTTCCCGTCAGTTATGTTCAGGAGGCCGTGCTGGAGGTGTATGTGGATGGAAAACTCGAGGCGTCCTACCGCCTGAGCCAGGGCAATGAGCCGGTCCGCATGGGGACCGCCGCGTCCCTGTAA
- the tsaE gene encoding tRNA (adenosine(37)-N6)-threonylcarbamoyltransferase complex ATPase subunit type 1 TsaE has translation MSLDLTTHSPEETERLGGRLAELLPDGAVVALFGDLAAGKTCLVRGMSRLFGGGTSVHSPTFTLVNRYGRERILYHLDLYRLSGCEELADLGVEELFEPEGVCVVEWAERADVMLPERRVEVHIDHAGHDTRRIRMENRDVLPEGWDAVLSREG, from the coding sequence GTGTCTCTTGACCTGACCACGCACTCTCCGGAGGAAACCGAGCGGCTTGGCGGGCGGTTGGCGGAGCTTCTCCCCGACGGGGCGGTGGTGGCCCTTTTCGGCGACCTCGCCGCCGGCAAGACCTGCCTCGTGCGGGGCATGTCCCGGCTCTTTGGCGGGGGCACTTCGGTGCACAGCCCCACCTTCACCCTGGTGAACCGCTATGGCCGGGAGAGGATTCTCTACCATCTCGATCTTTACCGCCTGTCGGGGTGTGAGGAACTTGCCGATCTGGGGGTTGAGGAGCTCTTCGAGCCCGAGGGGGTGTGCGTGGTCGAGTGGGCCGAGCGGGCGGACGTCATGCTCCCCGAACGCCGGGTGGAGGTGCATATTGACCATGCGGGTCACGACACGCGCCGGATCAGGATGGAGAACCGTGATGTGCTGCCGGAGGGATGGGACGCCGTCCTGTCCCGGGAGGGATAG